The Branchiostoma floridae strain S238N-H82 chromosome 8, Bfl_VNyyK, whole genome shotgun sequence genome has a segment encoding these proteins:
- the LOC118421122 gene encoding LOW QUALITY PROTEIN: 14-3-3 protein eta-like (The sequence of the model RefSeq protein was modified relative to this genomic sequence to represent the inferred CDS: deleted 1 base in 1 codon): MADKEALIQKAKLWEQAERWQDMASCMKQVVEMIHMSREPLTAEERNLLSVAYKNKVGSRRSALRIIASAEQKAADGSETRQAAKWLREKVETEMKEMCGEVVKLLDRFLIPMCITNLQPEAEVFYCEMKGDYLRYLAEISEGEEREHMVKDAKAYYEKAHDVAAIEMPATHPIRLGLALNFSVFHYEIRNDHQEACRLAQQAYADAMLERDNLPEDSNKDSTLIMELLRENATRWMIEN, encoded by the exons CTGTGGGAACAAGCAGAGCGGTGGCAGGACATGGCGTCGTGTATGAAGCAGGTGGTGGAGATGATACATATGAGCAGGGAACCGCTAACTGCAGAGGAGAGGAACCTGCTGTCCGTGGCCTACAAGAACAAGGTGGGTTCCCGGAGGTCCGCCTTGCGTATCATCGCGTCGGCCGAGCAGAAGGCGGCCGACGGCTCGGAAACCCGCCAGGCGGCGAAGTGGTTACGGGAGAAGGTGGAGACCGAGATGAAGGAGATGTGCGGCGAAGTCGTGAAGCTGCTCGACAGGTTCCTTATCCCCATGTGCATCACTAATCTA CAGCCAGAGGCCGAAGTCTTCTACTGCGAGATGAAGGGAGATTACTTACGGTACCTGGCAGAAATCAGCGAGGGCGAAGAGAGAGAGCATATGGTGAAGGATGCCAAGGCGTACTACGAGAAAGCGCACGATGTGGCTGCTATCGAGATGCCCGCAACACACCCCATTCGACTGGGATTGGCGCTTAACTTCTCAGTGTTCCATTACGAGATCAGGAATGACCATCAAGAAGCGTGCCGGCTGGCGCAGCAGGCGTACGCGGACGCGATGTTGGAGCGGGACAACTTACCGGAGGACTCGAACAAAGACAGCACCCTCATCATGGAGCTTCTCCGAGAAAACGCCACACGTTGGATGATCGAGAATTAA